In one Molothrus ater isolate BHLD 08-10-18 breed brown headed cowbird chromosome 6, BPBGC_Mater_1.1, whole genome shotgun sequence genomic region, the following are encoded:
- the RPS29 gene encoding 40S ribosomal protein S29, with amino-acid sequence MGHQQLYWSHPRKFGQGSRSCRVCSNRHGLIRKYGLNMCRQCFRQYAKDIGFIKLD; translated from the exons ATGGGCCACCAGCAGCTCTACTGGAGCCACCCCAGGAAGTTCGGGCAGGGCTCTCGCTCTTG CCGCGTGTGCTCCAACCGCCACGGCCTCATCCGCAAGTACGGGCTGAACATGTGCCGGCAGTGCTTCCGCCAGTACGCTAAGGACATCGGCTTCATCAAG CTGGACTGA